In Candidatus Dependentiae bacterium, the sequence ATTGGGATTAAAACATTTTTTAAAGGAATTTATTGAACCTATTTTTATCATGTTACCCCTAAATATTATTGGAGAATTGGCTAAAGTTGCCTCCATGTCATTTCGATTGTTTGGAAATATTTTGGGTGGATCTATAATTTTTTTGATAGCCATAAATTCTTTATCAAAATATAAAGAATTTTTTATAGTATTTTCTTTGGTAAGTTTGATTTTATATTTTACTTTTAATTATTTTATTGATTTAAAAAAGTATAAAATTGTTAATTTGGTACTGCAATCCTGTTTAGTCGCAGTATTTTTTTTAGCAGGAGCACAAATATTTTTCGGAATATTTGAAGCTTTTGTGCAATCATTTGTTATTACAATGCTGACAATTACCTATCTTGCTGTTGCTATAAACGAAAATGAAAGTGAGGTAAAGGTATGATTTCCCCTCAAAGTTTACATTATATGGCTGTTGGGCTTGCTG encodes:
- a CDS encoding F0F1 ATP synthase subunit A, with amino-acid sequence MNVSIFDENVIKPFESLGLGSKFFHINIRTLIYTWVAMAIIFLLVFIARIFMKKNLNPVSLVVQEFVGFFDNLCKESFGSVFKYEYFAFTSSIFFFTLFGCLVGLLPFFDETTKDINTAFAIGTMGFLYVQYQKIKVLGLKHFLKEFIEPIFIMLPLNIIGELAKVASMSFRLFGNILGGSIIFLIAINSLSKYKEFFIVFSLVSLILYFTFNYFIDLKKYKIVNLVLQSCLVAVFFLAGAQIFFGIFEAFVQSFVITMLTITYLAVAINENESEVKV